In a single window of the Rhinolophus ferrumequinum isolate MPI-CBG mRhiFer1 chromosome 21, mRhiFer1_v1.p, whole genome shotgun sequence genome:
- the PCTP gene encoding phosphatidylcholine transfer protein isoform X2, protein MDLDYRKQWDQNVNELYEKECDGKTVVYWEVKYPFPMSNRDYVYIRQRRELDVEGRKIHVVLAQSISLPQFAEKPGVIRVKGYKQRLAIESNGKKGSKVFMYYFDNPGGQIPSWLINWAAKNGVPNFLKDMAKACETYLKKT, encoded by the exons AACTCTATGAAAAAGAATGCGACGGCAAGACCGTGGTCTACTGGGAAGTGAAATACCCTTTTCCCATGTCCAACAGGGAT TATGTCTACATCCGGCAGCGGCGAGAGCTGGACGTGGAAGGACGGAAGATCCATGTGGTCCTGGCACAGAGCATCTCCCTGCCGCAGTTTGCCGAGAAGCCAGGCGTGATCCGGGTGAAGGGGTACAAGCAGAGACTGGCGATTGAGAGCAATGGCAAGAAAGGGAGCAAAG TTTTCATGTATTACTTCGATAACCCGGGTGGCCAAATTCCGTCCTGGCTCATTAACTGGGCTGCCAAG AATGGAGTTCCTAACTTCTTGAAAGACATGGCGAAAGCCTGTGAGACCTACCTCAAGAAAACCTAA